A region of Candidatus Bathyarchaeota archaeon DNA encodes the following proteins:
- a CDS encoding serine protein kinase RIO translates to MDKEEKLIEKLQLREKRYITEQLIKEKRSEEMEVLEEVFDKPTLMIIYRMLNRGVLKKLFGVVKAGKESRVYWGKSREGDVAVKIYLTTSKEFRKGMLTYIEGDPRFKKVSKETRALIYLWAKKEFKNLQLAYAAKINVPKPITVEGNVLIMKFIGKAGEPAPLLKEVYLEKPTRIYNEILSYIRLLYVKAKLVHGDISEYNVMIWKDKPVLFDFAQAVSITHPMAYELLYRDVKNITSYFQKLGVKTRNIDEFVKKVVESA, encoded by the coding sequence TTGGATAAAGAAGAAAAACTCATTGAAAAACTACAGTTAAGAGAAAAAAGATACATAACTGAGCAGTTAATTAAAGAGAAACGAAGTGAAGAAATGGAGGTTCTAGAGGAGGTTTTCGATAAACCAACCTTAATGATAATTTATCGAATGCTTAATAGAGGTGTGCTTAAAAAGCTTTTTGGTGTTGTAAAAGCTGGTAAAGAATCTAGAGTATACTGGGGAAAAAGTAGAGAAGGTGATGTAGCTGTAAAGATTTACTTAACGACTTCAAAAGAATTTAGGAAAGGGATGTTAACCTATATTGAAGGAGATCCAAGATTTAAAAAAGTAAGTAAAGAAACAAGAGCCTTAATTTATTTATGGGCTAAAAAAGAATTTAAAAATCTTCAGTTAGCTTATGCTGCTAAAATTAATGTTCCTAAACCAATAACAGTTGAGGGGAATGTTTTAATAATGAAGTTTATAGGGAAAGCGGGTGAACCTGCTCCGCTTCTTAAAGAGGTTTACTTAGAAAAACCTACCAGAATCTATAATGAAATTTTAAGTTATATTCGCTTACTTTATGTTAAAGCTAAATTGGTTCATGGCGACATAAGTGAATATAACGTAATGATTTGGAAAGATAAACCTGTTCTTTTTGATTTTGCTCAAGCTGTTTCTATAACCCATCCTATGGCTTATGAACTTCTTTATCGTGATGTAAAAAATATAACATCTTATTTTCAAAAACTTGGTGTAAAAACAAGAAATATAGATGAATTTGTGAAAAAGGTGGTTGAAAGCGCTTGA
- a CDS encoding RNA-processing protein (similar to yeast Dim2p protein that is essential for 40S ribosomal subunit; structural studies show binding to 3' end of 16S rRNA in complex with archaeal IF2 alpha) → MSELSFLIPKARIGVLIGQNGEVKAEIERRLNIELNVNSENGLVTIKPKEGSDPLSILKAKDVVTAIGRGFSPERAFKLFNEDVSLEIIDLRDIIGKNENAIRRLKGRVIGRDGKTRKIIEENTGAYVTVYGYTIGIIGSYDALSAAREAIEMLLKGRQHSTVYKFLEAKRREIKRKEHIELWEKP, encoded by the coding sequence TTGAGTGAATTAAGTTTTTTAATTCCTAAAGCTAGAATTGGTGTCCTTATAGGACAAAATGGAGAAGTAAAAGCTGAAATAGAAAGGAGATTAAATATAGAATTAAATGTTAATAGTGAAAATGGTTTAGTAACTATTAAACCTAAAGAAGGGAGTGATCCGCTTTCAATTCTTAAAGCTAAAGATGTTGTAACAGCTATTGGAAGAGGCTTCTCCCCAGAAAGAGCTTTCAAACTTTTTAATGAAGATGTTTCACTTGAAATTATAGATTTAAGAGATATAATAGGCAAAAACGAGAATGCTATTCGAAGACTTAAAGGTAGAGTTATTGGTAGAGACGGAAAGACCAGAAAAATAATCGAAGAAAACACCGGCGCTTATGTAACAGTTTATGGATATACAATAGGAATTATAGGTAGTTACGATGCTTTATCTGCTGCAAGAGAAGCTATTGAAATGCTTCTTAAAGGTAGACAACATTCAACGGTGTATAAGTTTTTGGAAGCTAAAAGAAGAGAAATTAAAAGGAAAGAGCATATAGAGCTTTGGGAGAAACCTTAA
- a CDS encoding DNA topoisomerase VI subunit B — MTLKEVFQEITPSDFFYRNRDIAGFTNPARALYSTIRELVENSLDACELSATPPEIYIRISNKIGAQENFYEVRVEDNGPGVPPEVIPSAFGQILFGSKYKLRQTRGTFGLGGKMALLYGQITTNGKTLVISSTGGNNIYEYQLMIDIKNNKPIVLDKKIYPNKQKWHGTILEFTTEADYSRAASKIIEYLKQTAIVVPYANITFIDPKGRLYKFIRVTTKMPKPPEEAKLHPHGVDVETLRRLIETTKTKTLHEFIKKHFQRVGDATASNFLKFAGIESKKNPKQLSQEDIVKLTNALKSFNDFLPPDATCLSPIGEELLKIGIKKELNPEFVTVYQRKPSAYSGFPFIVEVGIAYGGGIPKTGKIELYRFANKIPLLFDEASDVSWKVINSLIDWHRYKIPQDAPIAIFVHICSTKVPYKTVGKEFIADRPEVEREILNAIREVARRLSLYLSKKRSIEREKKRYGVFSKYLPKIASFATKLSEKKKEPDVKILLKKAMKIEEEFWSGEEKERESI; from the coding sequence ATGACATTAAAAGAGGTTTTTCAAGAAATTACTCCTTCAGACTTTTTTTATCGGAATAGGGATATAGCAGGATTTACTAATCCTGCAAGAGCTCTATATTCAACTATTAGGGAGCTTGTAGAAAATTCTCTTGATGCATGCGAATTAAGCGCTACTCCTCCAGAAATCTACATTAGAATATCAAATAAAATTGGGGCTCAAGAAAACTTTTATGAGGTTAGAGTAGAAGACAATGGGCCAGGCGTTCCACCTGAAGTGATTCCATCAGCTTTTGGTCAAATTCTTTTCGGCTCAAAGTATAAATTGAGACAGACTAGAGGAACTTTTGGTTTAGGAGGAAAAATGGCTCTTTTATATGGGCAAATAACAACAAATGGAAAAACGTTAGTTATTTCAAGCACAGGTGGAAACAATATATATGAATATCAATTAATGATCGATATTAAAAATAATAAACCTATAGTTTTAGATAAAAAAATCTATCCTAACAAGCAAAAATGGCATGGAACAATCCTTGAATTTACAACAGAAGCAGATTATTCTAGAGCGGCATCAAAAATAATTGAATATTTAAAGCAAACAGCTATTGTTGTACCTTATGCTAATATAACTTTTATCGATCCTAAAGGTAGATTATATAAGTTTATTAGAGTAACAACTAAAATGCCTAAACCTCCTGAAGAAGCAAAGCTTCATCCCCATGGTGTTGATGTAGAAACATTAAGAAGACTTATAGAAACCACAAAAACAAAAACTTTACATGAATTTATTAAGAAACACTTTCAAAGAGTTGGTGATGCAACTGCAAGTAACTTTCTAAAATTTGCAGGAATCGAATCTAAAAAAAATCCTAAACAACTTTCTCAAGAAGATATAGTTAAGTTAACTAATGCTTTAAAAAGTTTTAATGATTTTCTGCCTCCTGATGCTACTTGTCTTTCACCCATTGGAGAAGAACTATTAAAAATTGGAATAAAAAAAGAGTTAAATCCTGAATTCGTTACTGTTTATCAAAGAAAACCATCTGCTTACTCTGGTTTCCCATTTATAGTTGAAGTTGGAATAGCTTACGGAGGGGGTATTCCTAAAACTGGAAAAATAGAGCTTTATAGGTTTGCTAATAAAATTCCATTACTTTTTGATGAAGCAAGTGATGTTTCATGGAAAGTTATAAATAGCTTGATTGATTGGCATAGATATAAGATTCCTCAAGATGCTCCAATTGCTATTTTTGTTCATATTTGCAGCACTAAAGTCCCATATAAAACTGTCGGAAAAGAATTTATAGCTGATAGACCAGAGGTTGAACGGGAAATTCTTAACGCTATAAGGGAAGTTGCTCGAAGATTATCTTTATACTTATCTAAAAAAAGATCTATTGAAAGAGAGAAAAAAAGATATGGTGTATTCTCTAAATATCTTCCTAAAATAGCTTCGTTTGCAACAAAACTTTCTGAAAAAAAGAAAGAACCTGATGTGAAAATTTTATTAAAAAAGGCGATGAAAATTGAAGAAGAGTTTTGGAGTGGTGAAGAAAAAGAAAGAGAAAGTATTTGA
- a CDS encoding DNA topoisomerase IV subunit A — protein MKKSFGVVKKKKEKVFESLKNLGLKIYEQIEEGIFPSIEMPSRSTSNILYDQKLRQYVLGNKTIKRTARNIRHLRPFTQLIWVAYFVKDLLTQNKTSTLRDVFYSAQAFEMDFVDQTESDEIITDLETVINFPREDFNVFPEERSAIFGDLTIEYTVPGYEGKRLNLTSHPDGVMIGPALTSSEFVDCKADKVIAIEKGALFTRFIEERVHERFKALLVQTAGQAPRATRALIRRLNQELDLPVYIFTDGDPWGMHIAMVIISGSANAAHLRELTTPDAKWAGVWATDIEKYKLPSDKLTDLDIKRLNELKADPRYEGKLWKREIETFLRIKKKAEQEAFSRYGLTYIVDEYLPAKLELMEEY, from the coding sequence TTGAAGAAGAGTTTTGGAGTGGTGAAGAAAAAGAAAGAGAAAGTATTTGAAAGCCTTAAAAATTTAGGACTTAAAATTTATGAGCAAATTGAAGAAGGGATTTTTCCATCTATAGAAATGCCTAGTCGTTCTACAAGCAATATTCTTTACGATCAAAAACTTAGACAATATGTTTTAGGTAACAAAACAATTAAAAGAACTGCAAGGAACATTAGGCATTTAAGGCCTTTCACTCAATTGATTTGGGTAGCTTACTTTGTTAAGGATCTTTTAACCCAAAATAAAACCAGCACATTAAGAGATGTATTTTATTCAGCTCAAGCTTTCGAAATGGATTTTGTTGATCAAACTGAAAGTGATGAAATAATAACCGACCTTGAAACAGTTATAAACTTTCCAAGAGAAGATTTTAATGTTTTTCCTGAAGAAAGAAGCGCTATTTTTGGTGATTTAACAATTGAATATACTGTTCCAGGTTACGAAGGGAAAAGATTAAATTTAACAAGTCACCCTGATGGCGTTATGATTGGACCTGCTTTAACAAGCAGCGAGTTTGTTGATTGTAAAGCAGATAAAGTAATTGCTATTGAAAAAGGAGCTTTATTCACGAGGTTTATTGAAGAGCGTGTACATGAAAGATTTAAAGCTTTACTTGTGCAAACAGCTGGTCAAGCACCTAGAGCTACAAGAGCTTTAATAAGGAGATTAAATCAAGAATTAGATCTTCCAGTCTATATTTTTACAGATGGTGATCCATGGGGAATGCATATAGCTATGGTGATTATAAGTGGCTCGGCTAATGCTGCTCATTTAAGAGAATTAACTACGCCTGATGCTAAATGGGCAGGAGTATGGGCAACAGATATTGAGAAGTATAAGCTTCCAAGCGATAAATTAACTGATTTAGATATAAAAAGACTTAATGAATTAAAAGCTGACCCACGTTATGAAGGAAAACTTTGGAAAAGAGAAATAGAAACTTTTCTAAGGATAAAAAAGAAAGCTGAACAAGAAGCTTTCAGCAGATACGGATTAACCTATATCGTGGATGAATATTTACCAGCTAAACTTGAATTGATGGAAGAATATTAA
- a CDS encoding ribosome biogenesis/translation initiation ATPase RLI, with product MVRVAVLDKDNCKPKDCGLPCIKYCPKVRDKIEAIKIIQNEEKPVIIESLCSGCGICVKKCPFKVISIVNLPEELEEECSHRYGLNMFKLYRLPIPKEGVITGLIGRNGVGKSTALKILSGEIKPNLGRLDKEPSWEEVIRHFRGSTLQVYFEKLSRKKLKIIAKPQYIDKIPKYIKGKVSDVLSKVDEKGILKKLIDELQLRNILDRSLEVLSGGELQRVAIAAALSREADVYIFDEPSSHLDVLQRLKAAKAIRELVNEEKIVLIAEHDLAMLDYLSDQVCILYGEPGVYGIVSHPHGVRVGINIYLNGFIPDENMRFRSEAIRFHVKPPRISIENLEWKIKWGFMKKSLDGFKLEVKPGEIQKGEIVGIIGPNGIGKTTFIKLLAGLEKPDEGEATMQGLTVSYKPQYISINYNGVVFDLLKSVAKEKINDESIQNGLIKPLGLTRLLDREIKNLSGGELQRVAIAACLIKDSQIYLLDEPSAYLDVEERLTVAKLIKRIIEEKGAFAFIVEHDIVSQDALADKLMVFTGEPEKFGIAHTPVPLRDGMNTFLSSVNVTFRRDPETGRPRANKFDSKMDRWQKDKGEYYYI from the coding sequence ATGGTTAGAGTAGCTGTTTTAGATAAGGATAATTGTAAACCTAAAGATTGCGGTTTACCATGTATAAAATACTGTCCAAAAGTTAGAGATAAAATAGAAGCTATAAAAATTATTCAAAACGAAGAGAAACCAGTTATTATAGAGTCTTTATGTTCTGGATGTGGTATTTGCGTAAAAAAATGTCCATTTAAAGTTATTTCAATAGTGAATCTTCCTGAAGAACTAGAAGAAGAATGCAGCCATAGATATGGATTAAACATGTTTAAGCTTTATAGACTTCCTATACCTAAAGAAGGTGTTATTACAGGTTTAATAGGTAGAAATGGTGTTGGAAAATCTACAGCATTAAAAATTCTTTCTGGAGAAATTAAACCGAATTTAGGTCGTTTAGATAAAGAGCCTAGTTGGGAAGAAGTTATAAGGCATTTTCGAGGCTCAACTCTTCAAGTTTATTTTGAAAAATTAAGTAGAAAAAAACTAAAGATTATTGCGAAACCTCAATACATAGATAAGATTCCAAAATATATTAAGGGTAAAGTTTCAGATGTTTTAAGTAAAGTAGATGAGAAAGGAATACTTAAAAAGTTAATTGATGAATTACAATTAAGGAATATTCTAGATAGATCTTTAGAAGTTTTAAGTGGAGGAGAATTACAAAGAGTAGCTATAGCAGCAGCTTTATCTAGAGAAGCTGATGTTTACATTTTTGATGAACCTTCAAGTCATCTTGATGTTCTTCAAAGATTAAAGGCGGCTAAAGCTATAAGAGAATTAGTGAACGAGGAAAAAATTGTTTTAATTGCTGAGCATGATTTAGCCATGCTGGATTATCTCTCTGATCAAGTATGCATATTGTATGGTGAACCTGGAGTTTACGGTATAGTATCGCATCCTCATGGCGTAAGAGTAGGAATAAACATTTACTTAAATGGTTTCATTCCTGATGAAAATATGAGATTTAGAAGCGAAGCAATAAGATTTCATGTTAAACCACCACGGATAAGCATTGAAAATTTAGAATGGAAAATTAAATGGGGCTTTATGAAGAAAAGTTTAGATGGATTTAAACTTGAAGTTAAACCTGGAGAAATTCAAAAGGGAGAAATAGTAGGGATTATAGGACCTAACGGTATAGGAAAAACCACATTTATAAAATTGCTTGCAGGATTAGAAAAACCTGATGAAGGAGAAGCAACTATGCAAGGTTTAACAGTTAGTTATAAACCACAATATATTTCCATAAATTATAATGGTGTTGTTTTCGATTTGTTAAAGAGCGTAGCTAAAGAAAAAATCAATGATGAATCTATTCAAAATGGTTTAATTAAACCATTAGGATTAACAAGGCTTTTAGATAGGGAAATTAAAAACTTAAGTGGAGGAGAATTACAAAGAGTAGCTATAGCAGCATGTTTAATTAAAGATTCTCAAATATACCTTTTAGATGAACCTAGCGCGTATTTAGATGTTGAAGAAAGGTTGACTGTCGCTAAATTGATTAAAAGAATTATCGAAGAAAAAGGAGCTTTTGCATTTATAGTTGAACATGATATTGTTAGTCAAGATGCTTTAGCTGATAAACTTATGGTTTTTACAGGTGAGCCTGAAAAATTTGGCATTGCCCACACACCTGTTCCATTAAGAGACGGTATGAATACTTTTTTATCGAGCGTCAATGTAACTTTTAGACGGGATCCAGAAACAGGTAGACCTAGAGCTAACAAATTCGATAGTAAAATGGATAGATGGCAGAAAGATAAAGGCGAATATTACTATATTTAA
- a CDS encoding THUMP domain-containing protein — MIKDFNLLISTSRRNEQHACSEAWYLLGELGDKKAEITPTGIIGLIVAKTILNPKIVIFQLREILREKPWEIRYILKVVPIEKVVKATLEEIEKEALNLRYEIGNNESYRITVQKRRCSLSSTEIIEAIAKHIDRKVNLTKPDKIFMVQILGDLAGLSILKPEEILSVEKEKRTL; from the coding sequence TTGATTAAAGATTTTAATTTGTTAATTTCAACTTCAAGAAGAAATGAGCAGCATGCATGCAGTGAAGCATGGTATCTTCTTGGAGAATTAGGCGATAAAAAGGCTGAAATAACTCCTACGGGAATTATTGGGTTAATAGTTGCGAAAACAATTCTTAATCCTAAAATAGTGATTTTTCAATTAAGGGAGATTTTAAGGGAAAAACCTTGGGAAATTCGATATATTTTGAAAGTTGTCCCAATTGAGAAAGTTGTTAAAGCTACTCTTGAAGAAATAGAGAAAGAAGCCTTAAATCTACGTTACGAAATAGGAAATAATGAAAGCTATAGAATTACTGTTCAAAAAAGGCGATGCTCTCTTAGCTCAACAGAGATTATTGAAGCTATAGCAAAACATATTGATCGTAAAGTTAACTTAACAAAACCTGATAAAATATTTATGGTTCAAATTTTAGGCGACCTTGCAGGATTATCTATTCTGAAACCTGAAGAAATATTATCTGTAGAAAAAGAGAAGCGTACTCTTTGA
- a CDS encoding phosphoribosyltransferase, with product MEFLIPDWNDIYEMCIKLADKIKKSGFFPDLIIGVARGGWIPARILSDLLENSNVASVRVEFYVDIAKTSHSPKITQGVSVSLTGRKILVVDDVADTGKSLKAVIDYLYNLGAKEVKTATLHYKPKSIIKPDFYIEETDAWIVYPHERFEFIKSIVKKLKSEGKTLNEIKLEVENIGLPKTLVNKFVEEIYYKL from the coding sequence ATGGAGTTTTTAATTCCTGATTGGAACGATATTTACGAAATGTGTATTAAGTTAGCTGATAAAATTAAGAAAAGCGGTTTCTTTCCAGATTTAATAATTGGAGTTGCTAGAGGAGGATGGATTCCTGCTCGAATTTTATCTGATCTTCTTGAAAACTCTAATGTAGCAAGTGTGAGAGTAGAATTTTATGTTGATATTGCTAAAACTTCGCACTCACCTAAAATAACCCAAGGAGTTTCAGTTTCCCTTACAGGAAGAAAAATACTTGTTGTTGATGATGTAGCAGATACAGGAAAAAGCTTGAAAGCAGTTATTGATTATTTATATAATCTTGGAGCTAAGGAAGTTAAAACAGCAACTCTTCATTATAAACCTAAAAGCATTATTAAGCCTGATTTCTACATTGAAGAAACTGATGCTTGGATAGTTTATCCTCATGAACGCTTTGAATTTATAAAAAGTATAGTGAAGAAATTAAAGAGTGAAGGTAAAACATTAAATGAAATAAAACTTGAAGTAGAAAATATAGGGTTGCCTAAAACCTTAGTTAATAAATTTGTTGAAGAAATATATTATAAGCTTTAG
- a CDS encoding lamin tail domain-containing protein yields MNKKFSGKILVILILVSMVTLVLNFKQVKSATLTHIVINEVELNPPGRDDNREWIEIYNPTPNKVNIGGWSLITKYRRSYTIPANIFIEPDGYYVVSLPGFFLMNTNEQIVLKDALGVEIDRTPLITDNNDDDRTWQRYPNGVDTDTNIDWQFKVNTKSSSNGGETLSCSISKSTIIIGEGVAISGSLDPKHVALIKIEVNPRGTGWVFLASVFSNSDGRFSFNWVPDQVGSYQFRTTYGSVLSNVVDLTVSKASSDIILFVPEKIIEDTNMSILGYIKPIKVGASVTLTYGLPNGTLLTVTVSTLMNGYFNHTFIPDAPGIWNVTASWDGDDTLYGASSQLYTFKVEKKEEGFAPALALMIAAALSGAIVVAGLGLRPKKPSVEKPSAILRVMKPLKPLIPSTIKPPTKPTPAVKLCPTCKQQAAYIHKYNAWFCPRCKKYV; encoded by the coding sequence TTGAATAAAAAATTTAGTGGGAAAATCCTAGTAATTTTAATTCTAGTTTCTATGGTAACGTTAGTCTTAAACTTTAAACAAGTAAAATCTGCTACTTTAACTCACATAGTTATAAACGAGGTTGAACTTAACCCTCCTGGAAGAGATGATAATAGAGAATGGATAGAAATCTATAATCCTACACCAAATAAAGTGAACATAGGAGGATGGAGTTTAATAACAAAATATAGGCGTAGTTATACTATTCCAGCAAATATATTCATAGAGCCTGATGGATACTACGTGGTTTCTCTTCCAGGTTTCTTCCTTATGAATACGAACGAGCAAATAGTACTTAAGGATGCTTTAGGAGTAGAAATAGATAGAACACCTTTAATAACAGATAATAACGATGATGACAGAACTTGGCAAAGATATCCAAATGGTGTAGATACCGATACTAATATTGACTGGCAGTTTAAGGTTAACACTAAATCAAGCTCTAATGGTGGAGAAACCTTATCTTGTTCTATTTCAAAATCTACAATTATAATAGGTGAAGGTGTTGCTATCTCTGGATCCTTAGATCCTAAACATGTGGCATTAATTAAAATAGAGGTAAACCCTCGTGGGACTGGATGGGTGTTTTTAGCTTCAGTTTTTTCTAATAGTGATGGGCGTTTCTCTTTTAATTGGGTGCCTGATCAAGTAGGTTCCTACCAATTTAGAACAACTTATGGTAGCGTTCTTTCAAATGTAGTGGACTTAACTGTAAGTAAAGCTTCTAGCGATATTATACTTTTTGTTCCTGAAAAAATCATAGAAGATACAAATATGTCCATTTTAGGATATATAAAACCAATAAAAGTTGGCGCATCAGTTACTTTAACCTATGGTTTACCTAATGGAACATTATTAACAGTAACTGTATCAACATTAATGAATGGATATTTTAATCATACTTTTATTCCAGATGCCCCTGGAATATGGAATGTGACGGCCAGCTGGGATGGAGATGATACACTTTATGGTGCATCAAGTCAATTATATACCTTTAAAGTTGAAAAAAAGGAAGAAGGGTTTGCTCCAGCATTAGCTTTAATGATTGCTGCTGCTCTTTCAGGAGCTATTGTGGTTGCCGGTTTAGGATTAAGACCTAAAAAACCTTCAGTAGAAAAACCTTCTGCAATTCTAAGAGTTATGAAACCTTTAAAACCGTTAATCCCGTCAACAATAAAACCTCCAACTAAACCTACTCCAGCAGTTAAATTATGTCCAACATGTAAACAACAAGCTGCTTATATTCATAAGTATAACGCTTGGTTCTGCCCAAGATGTAAAAAATACGTTTAA